One Granulicella sp. 5B5 DNA window includes the following coding sequences:
- a CDS encoding CRTAC1 family protein encodes MIWTRRGFIRSLSRTALVLPFEDVLKLAMPAGAQQQVPQIGARPSYDAKPRPAPKTLPSPVTGMPLGFSFVDVAKQSGLHAKTIYGDEHKNRFLLETTGCGVAFYDFDHDDWLDIFLVNGTRLEGFPKGQEPISRLFKNNRDGTFTDITAKTGMTRSGWGQGCCVGDYDNDGLDDLFVSYYGQPILYKNHGDGTFTDVTAKAGLTQSKTRWNSGCAFLDYDKDGHLDLFVANYIDFDIKTAPLPEAAGCEYKGIQVACGPPGLDGGKNILYHNNGDGTFTDVSQKAGMWDTIGTYGLSVTVADFDNDGWPDIYVANDSTAATYYQNQKDGTFKDVAIEAGIAYSPDGKPQAGMGVAVGDFNRDGLLDIVKTNFAGDTDSLYENLGDGSFEDHTYLSGLGINTRYLGWGVSFVDVDNDGWLDILISNGHVYPEVDGSHLDAPYAEHKYLYRNLRNGQFEEVTSKAGSGMTDAVPARGCAIGDYDNDGDMDVVVNCVNAVPQLLRCDAVLMNGIQRNWIKIKLVGTKSNRTGIGARITVTATTAPQAMSGVCKQPMKQIDEVRSGGSYYSQNDLRMHFGLDQAVKVDEVTIAWPSGTRDSLKDLAANHLYVVQEGGKILRAVAMGGVVEKAAK; translated from the coding sequence ATGATTTGGACGCGACGCGGATTTATCAGGTCTCTCTCTCGCACGGCGCTGGTGTTGCCGTTTGAGGATGTGCTGAAGCTCGCCATGCCTGCGGGAGCGCAGCAACAGGTGCCGCAGATCGGAGCCAGGCCGAGCTATGATGCGAAGCCGAGGCCCGCGCCGAAGACGCTGCCTTCGCCGGTGACGGGGATGCCGCTGGGGTTCAGCTTTGTGGATGTAGCGAAGCAGAGCGGGCTGCATGCGAAGACCATCTATGGCGATGAGCATAAGAACCGCTTTCTGCTGGAGACGACTGGATGTGGCGTTGCGTTTTATGACTTCGACCATGATGACTGGCTCGATATTTTTCTGGTGAATGGCACACGGCTGGAGGGGTTTCCGAAGGGGCAGGAGCCGATCAGCCGGTTGTTCAAGAACAATCGCGATGGCACGTTTACCGATATCACTGCGAAGACAGGGATGACGCGGTCGGGCTGGGGGCAGGGTTGCTGCGTGGGCGACTATGACAACGATGGGCTCGACGATCTGTTTGTGAGCTATTACGGGCAGCCGATCCTTTATAAGAACCATGGCGATGGCACGTTTACGGATGTGACGGCGAAGGCTGGACTGACACAGTCGAAGACGCGGTGGAACTCGGGGTGTGCGTTTCTGGACTACGACAAGGACGGGCATCTCGATTTGTTTGTGGCGAACTATATCGACTTCGACATCAAGACGGCGCCGCTGCCGGAGGCCGCGGGGTGCGAGTACAAGGGCATCCAGGTGGCGTGCGGGCCGCCGGGGTTGGATGGCGGGAAGAACATTCTGTATCACAACAACGGCGATGGCACATTCACCGATGTGAGCCAGAAGGCGGGGATGTGGGACACGATCGGCACGTATGGGCTGAGCGTGACGGTGGCGGACTTTGATAACGATGGCTGGCCGGATATTTATGTTGCGAACGACTCGACGGCGGCGACGTACTACCAGAACCAGAAGGACGGCACGTTCAAGGATGTTGCGATTGAGGCGGGGATTGCGTACTCGCCTGATGGAAAGCCGCAGGCGGGCATGGGTGTTGCGGTGGGGGACTTCAATCGCGATGGGCTGCTGGATATTGTGAAGACGAACTTCGCGGGCGATACAGATTCGCTGTATGAGAACCTAGGCGATGGATCGTTTGAGGACCACACGTATCTTTCGGGGCTGGGGATCAATACGCGGTATCTTGGCTGGGGCGTGAGCTTTGTGGATGTGGACAATGATGGCTGGTTGGACATCCTGATTTCGAATGGGCATGTGTATCCGGAGGTGGATGGTTCGCACCTCGATGCGCCATATGCAGAGCACAAGTATTTGTATCGCAACCTGCGCAATGGGCAGTTTGAAGAGGTGACGAGCAAGGCGGGCAGCGGCATGACGGATGCTGTTCCGGCGCGGGGGTGCGCAATCGGGGACTATGACAATGATGGTGATATGGATGTAGTTGTGAACTGTGTGAATGCCGTGCCGCAGCTGCTGCGGTGCGATGCTGTTCTCATGAATGGGATTCAGCGGAACTGGATCAAGATCAAGCTGGTGGGGACGAAGAGCAATCGGACGGGAATTGGCGCGCGGATTACGGTGACGGCGACGACGGCTCCGCAGGCGATGAGTGGCGTGTGCAAACAGCCGATGAAGCAGATTGATGAGGTGCGCAGCGGCGGGAGCTACTACTCGCAGAACGATCTGCGGATGCACTTTGGATTGGACCAGGCGGTGAAGGTGGATGAGGTGACGATTGCGTGGCCCTCGGGGACGAGGGACTCGCTGAAGGACCTTGCGGCGAACCATCTGTATGTGGTGCAGGAGGGTGGGAAGATTTTGCGGGCGGTGGCGATGGGTGGGGTTGTTGAGAAGGCGGCGAAGTGA
- a CDS encoding tetratricopeptide repeat protein, which translates to MSAVAVCLLSCSLMRAQSAAGATSADSLDAKTVRHSIDMGHADLALKQIATLRAGHGVMAGLNRLEGLAEYQLGDLHAADKAFAAALFEDPHDVESSQMRGLTLFRLGRPADAIPLLEAAGKQGALGKADPNYILALCYMDTRRYDDARHAFAAQYGFAPDGAAAYLIAARMLLRREYLPVSQSFAQKALAINPNLPLAHELLGEIALAGDHLDEAIAELEKEKVNNPLEPSVYAGLGEAYNRAAKYDDAQRNLQASILLEPNATGPYISLGKTMLKKGDAVAALTYLQHAEQLDPQNFRTHSLLGQAYRAMGRVEDAARETEKAEKIQQASEPRIDTQH; encoded by the coding sequence ATGAGCGCGGTGGCTGTGTGCCTGCTTTCGTGCTCGTTGATGCGTGCGCAGAGTGCGGCAGGCGCAACTTCCGCTGATTCGCTGGATGCCAAGACCGTTCGCCATAGCATCGACATGGGACATGCAGACCTTGCTTTGAAGCAGATTGCGACGCTGCGTGCAGGGCACGGCGTTATGGCCGGGCTGAACCGGCTCGAGGGGCTTGCAGAGTATCAGTTGGGCGATCTGCATGCTGCCGATAAGGCGTTTGCGGCGGCGCTGTTTGAAGACCCACATGATGTGGAGTCGTCGCAGATGCGTGGGCTTACGCTGTTTCGGTTGGGGCGGCCCGCGGATGCGATTCCTTTGTTGGAGGCGGCGGGCAAGCAGGGCGCGCTGGGAAAGGCTGATCCCAACTATATTCTTGCGCTCTGCTATATGGACACGAGACGGTATGACGATGCTCGCCATGCGTTTGCGGCGCAATATGGCTTCGCTCCGGATGGCGCAGCAGCGTACCTGATCGCGGCGCGGATGTTGTTGCGGCGGGAGTATCTGCCGGTGTCGCAGAGCTTTGCGCAGAAGGCGCTGGCGATCAATCCGAACCTGCCGCTGGCGCATGAGTTGCTGGGTGAGATTGCACTGGCGGGGGACCATCTCGATGAGGCGATTGCGGAGCTGGAAAAGGAGAAGGTGAATAATCCGCTGGAGCCTAGTGTGTATGCGGGACTCGGCGAAGCGTATAACCGGGCGGCGAAGTATGACGACGCGCAGCGTAACCTGCAGGCGTCGATCCTGCTTGAGCCGAATGCGACGGGGCCGTATATCTCGCTGGGGAAGACGATGTTGAAGAAGGGCGATGCGGTGGCTGCGCTGACGTATCTGCAACACGCGGAGCAGCTCGACCCGCAGAACTTTCGGACCCATAGTCTGCTGGGGCAGGCGTACAGGGCGATGGGGCGCGTAGAAGACGCGGCGCGTGAGACGGAGAAGGCAGAGAAGATACAGCAGGCGAGTGAGCCGAGGATCGACACGCAGCACTGA